One region of Brachybacterium saurashtrense genomic DNA includes:
- the arsB gene encoding ACR3 family arsenite efflux transporter, which yields MPAPSAPADAPAPAAPRSPAVMQDMSFLDRWLPAWILAAMAAGLLLGRFVPSLGEALGALEIGGMSVPIALGLLVMMYPVLAKVRHDETARITGDRRLLVTSLVLNWLVGPALMFALAWALLPDLPEFRTGLIIVGLARCIAMVLIWNDLACGDREAAAVLVALNSVFQVLAFGALGWFYLQVLPGWLGLPTTAAEFSVGAIVLSVLVFLGIPLLAGFLTRVLGERARGRAWYEERFLPRIGPWALYGLLFTIVLLFALQGDAILSAPGQVARMALPLLAYFVLMFAIGLLVSRGAGLDYARSTTVAFTASGNNFELAIAVAIGTFGVTSGQALAGTVGPLIEVPVLVALVYVARWAGPRLFPGDPSLPAPAAPVPAGAPRSR from the coding sequence ATGCCCGCCCCCTCCGCGCCGGCCGACGCCCCGGCCCCCGCCGCCCCGCGCTCCCCCGCCGTCATGCAGGACATGTCGTTCCTGGACCGCTGGCTGCCGGCCTGGATCCTCGCCGCGATGGCCGCAGGGCTGCTGCTGGGCCGCTTCGTGCCCTCCCTCGGCGAGGCCCTCGGCGCGCTGGAGATCGGCGGGATGTCCGTCCCGATCGCGCTGGGCCTGCTGGTGATGATGTACCCGGTGCTGGCCAAGGTGCGCCATGACGAGACGGCCCGGATCACCGGCGACCGCCGCCTGCTGGTCACCTCCCTGGTGCTGAACTGGCTGGTGGGCCCGGCGCTGATGTTCGCGCTGGCCTGGGCGCTGCTGCCGGACCTGCCCGAGTTCCGCACCGGTCTGATCATCGTGGGCCTGGCCCGCTGCATCGCGATGGTGCTGATCTGGAACGATCTCGCCTGCGGCGACCGGGAGGCGGCGGCGGTGCTGGTGGCGCTGAACTCGGTGTTCCAGGTGCTCGCCTTCGGCGCGCTGGGCTGGTTCTACCTGCAGGTGCTGCCGGGCTGGCTGGGCCTGCCCACCACGGCGGCGGAGTTCTCCGTGGGCGCGATCGTGCTCAGCGTGCTGGTGTTCCTGGGAATCCCGCTGCTGGCCGGGTTCCTCACCCGCGTGCTCGGCGAGCGCGCGAGGGGCCGCGCCTGGTACGAGGAGCGCTTCCTGCCGCGGATCGGCCCGTGGGCGCTGTACGGGCTGCTGTTCACGATCGTGCTGCTGTTCGCCCTGCAGGGGGACGCGATCCTCTCCGCACCCGGCCAGGTGGCCCGGATGGCGCTGCCGCTGCTGGCCTACTTCGTGCTCATGTTCGCGATCGGCCTGCTGGTCTCGCGCGGGGCGGGCCTGGACTACGCCCGCTCCACCACGGTGGCGTTCACCGCCTCCGGCAACAACTTCGAGCTCGCGATCGCGGTGGCGATCGGCACCTTCGGCGTCACCTCCGGGCAGGCCCTCGCCGGCACCGTGGGCCCCCTCATCGAGGTGCCGGTGCTGGTGGCGCTGGTGTACGTGGCCCGCTGGGCCGGTCCGCGCCTGTTCCCCGGGGATCCGAGCCTGCCCGCCCCCGCCGCCCCGGTCCCGGCCGGCGCACCGCGGAGCCGCTGA
- a CDS encoding arsenate reductase ArsC yields MFVCVHNAGRSQMAAGYLEHLSRGRIEVRSAGSAPGPAVNPAAVEAMAEEGIDISAQRPTVLTADAVIASDVVITMGCGDACPFYPGKRYEDWVLEDPAGKGVEAVRPIRDQIRARIETLLEELLPAGA; encoded by the coding sequence CTGTTCGTGTGCGTGCACAACGCGGGCCGCTCCCAGATGGCGGCCGGGTACCTCGAGCACCTCTCCCGCGGCCGGATCGAGGTGCGCTCGGCCGGCTCCGCCCCCGGTCCCGCCGTCAACCCCGCCGCGGTCGAGGCGATGGCCGAGGAGGGCATCGACATCAGCGCCCAGCGCCCCACGGTCCTCACCGCGGACGCGGTGATCGCCTCCGACGTGGTGATCACGATGGGCTGCGGGGACGCCTGCCCCTTCTACCCCGGCAAGCGGTACGAGGACTGGGTGCTCGAGGACCCGGCCGGGAAGGGCGTCGAGGCGGTGCGCCCCATCCGCGACCAGATCCGTGCCCGCATCGAGACGCTCCTCGAGGAGCTGCTGCCCGCCGGCGCGTGA
- a CDS encoding energy-coupling factor transporter transmembrane component T family protein has translation MARRTHDVLSVDWIRLELLRTAYSTRGGLFARMDPRIVLAWYLVMAIAPWLTHDTGVLLLLFAIGVAAVALARVGPLVLGLFLIGLLGNVVGLFVAALLFGGNLDTLLALAELNLKLGAVSMASMAAFVSLDPEKLSDALLWFRAPELLAFGVSYGYRMLPILVDEYVTVFEGQRLRHAPVQRRGLLGWRVVWQWSVLAVTAFYPIMLNTAKNVRTTVEALETRGFTYGASNPAGRTLRLAYLRVSALDAAVLAATAAIVVLAFALGGRIPGLG, from the coding sequence ATGGCGCGCAGGACCCATGACGTGCTCAGCGTGGACTGGATCCGGCTGGAGCTGCTGCGCACCGCCTACTCCACGCGCGGCGGACTCTTCGCCCGCATGGACCCGCGGATCGTGCTGGCCTGGTACCTGGTGATGGCGATCGCGCCCTGGCTCACCCACGACACCGGCGTGCTGCTGCTCCTGTTCGCCATCGGGGTGGCGGCGGTGGCGCTGGCGCGGGTGGGGCCGCTGGTGCTGGGCCTGTTCCTCATCGGCCTGCTCGGGAACGTGGTGGGCCTGTTCGTCGCCGCGCTCCTGTTCGGCGGGAACCTCGACACCCTGCTCGCGCTCGCCGAGCTCAACCTCAAGCTGGGGGCCGTCTCGATGGCCTCGATGGCGGCGTTCGTCTCGCTGGACCCGGAGAAGCTCTCCGACGCGCTGCTGTGGTTCCGGGCCCCGGAGCTGCTCGCCTTCGGCGTCAGCTACGGCTACCGGATGCTGCCGATCCTGGTGGACGAGTACGTGACCGTGTTCGAGGGGCAGCGCCTGCGCCACGCGCCCGTGCAGCGGCGAGGCCTGCTGGGCTGGCGGGTGGTGTGGCAGTGGAGCGTCCTCGCCGTCACCGCGTTCTACCCGATCATGCTCAACACCGCCAAGAACGTGCGCACCACCGTGGAGGCGCTGGAGACCCGCGGCTTCACCTACGGCGCCTCGAACCCCGCCGGGCGCACGCTGCGGCTCGCCTACCTGCGCGTCTCCGCCCTGGACGCGGCGGTGCTGGCCGCCACGGCCGCGATCGTGGTGCTCGCCTTCGCCCTCGGCGGGAGGATCCCCGGGCTCGGATGA
- a CDS encoding ABC transporter ATP-binding protein, whose amino-acid sequence MHTVPPTTAPSGHAAGAPARPATAPAAAPTAHREPAIVVKDLSFRYPGTERDTLRNVDLTIARGDFVAVVGGNGSAKTTLCKTFNGLVPHYWNGDFAGSVHVGGVDTWDSSVAELSSRVGYVYQDFQNQLVRPTVRDEVAFGPLNFGHADYRERTDEALAQLGIAHLRDHFVWQLSGGQAHLVALAAALALRPEVIVVDEPVAELDPARAREIYQRLRDLNRREGITVVTIEHHAEFIAEFARSVVLMADGAPVWHLPVQEAMDRHADLAAHGVPAPDAVALSAAAGARPVALDVASAAEALRPVVAVRATEHPRPAGEPGPTDEPGPTGASRPACEGTDPAPVVASLRGVRHGYRSVAGGLSTVLDDLDLDLRAGERVALVGTNGAGKTTLMKLLTGLIVPRAGTVTVDGIDTRSRSAARMADHVSYLYQHPQQMFLKDTVREDIALFPRGRKVPDAEEIVEGIIQEVGLAALADRDGRSLSGGQQRRATLGIGLAMRPSLLLLDEPTSSLDIRSRDDVTAMLAALADTVRCAVVATHDMELVATWASRVLVLDQGQVLADVTPRELFSRPELTARTRLIPPQAARIALELGLYPLPLTAAELRAHLPAAGGRPAPSAPAVPGRSAPSAPATAPTDAPAHLAPSAPALDPQEVR is encoded by the coding sequence ATGCACACCGTTCCCCCGACCACCGCGCCCTCGGGCCATGCCGCCGGCGCGCCCGCGCGACCCGCGACCGCCCCGGCCGCGGCGCCCACGGCGCACCGCGAGCCCGCGATCGTGGTGAAGGACCTGTCCTTCCGCTACCCGGGCACCGAGCGCGACACCCTGCGCAACGTCGATCTCACGATCGCGCGCGGGGACTTCGTGGCGGTGGTCGGGGGCAACGGCTCCGCCAAGACCACCCTGTGCAAGACCTTCAACGGCCTGGTCCCGCACTACTGGAACGGCGACTTCGCCGGCTCCGTGCACGTGGGCGGGGTCGACACCTGGGACTCGAGCGTCGCGGAGCTGTCCAGCCGCGTGGGCTACGTCTACCAGGACTTCCAGAACCAGCTGGTGCGGCCCACCGTGCGCGACGAGGTCGCCTTCGGCCCGCTGAACTTCGGCCACGCCGACTACCGGGAGCGCACCGACGAGGCGCTCGCGCAGCTGGGCATCGCCCACCTGCGCGACCACTTCGTGTGGCAGCTCTCCGGCGGGCAGGCGCACCTGGTGGCCCTGGCCGCGGCGCTCGCCCTGCGCCCCGAGGTGATCGTGGTCGACGAGCCCGTCGCCGAGCTCGACCCGGCCCGCGCCCGCGAGATCTACCAGCGCCTGCGCGACCTCAACCGGCGCGAGGGCATCACCGTGGTGACCATCGAGCACCACGCCGAGTTTATCGCCGAGTTCGCCCGCTCCGTGGTGCTGATGGCCGACGGCGCCCCCGTGTGGCACCTGCCCGTCCAGGAGGCGATGGACCGCCACGCCGATCTCGCCGCCCACGGCGTCCCCGCCCCGGACGCGGTCGCCCTCAGCGCCGCCGCCGGCGCCCGACCCGTGGCGCTGGACGTCGCCTCCGCCGCCGAGGCGCTGCGCCCGGTCGTCGCCGTGCGGGCGACGGAGCATCCGCGCCCGGCAGGCGAGCCCGGGCCGACGGACGAGCCGGGGCCGACGGGCGCGTCCCGGCCGGCATGCGAGGGCACCGACCCCGCCCCCGTCGTCGCCTCGCTGCGCGGGGTGCGCCACGGCTACCGCTCCGTCGCCGGCGGGCTCTCCACCGTGCTCGACGACCTCGACCTCGACCTCCGGGCCGGGGAGAGGGTGGCCCTGGTGGGCACCAACGGCGCCGGCAAGACCACCCTGATGAAGCTGCTCACCGGCCTGATCGTGCCCCGCGCCGGGACGGTCACGGTGGACGGCATCGACACCCGCTCCCGCTCCGCCGCGCGGATGGCGGACCACGTCTCCTACCTCTACCAGCACCCGCAGCAGATGTTCCTCAAGGACACCGTGCGCGAGGACATCGCCCTGTTCCCCCGCGGCCGGAAGGTGCCGGACGCCGAGGAGATCGTAGAGGGGATCATCCAGGAGGTGGGACTGGCCGCCCTCGCCGACAGGGACGGCCGCTCGCTCTCCGGCGGGCAGCAGCGCCGCGCCACACTGGGCATCGGCCTGGCGATGCGGCCCAGTCTGCTGCTGCTGGACGAGCCGACCTCCAGCCTGGACATCCGCTCCCGCGACGACGTCACCGCCATGCTCGCCGCCCTCGCGGACACCGTGCGCTGCGCCGTCGTGGCCACGCACGACATGGAGCTGGTGGCCACCTGGGCCAGCCGCGTGCTGGTGCTGGACCAGGGCCAGGTGCTCGCCGACGTCACCCCGCGCGAGCTGTTCTCCCGCCCCGAGCTCACCGCCCGCACCCGGCTGATCCCCCCGCAGGCCGCCCGGATCGCGCTCGAGCTGGGCCTGTACCCGCTGCCGCTCACCGCCGCCGAGCTGCGGGCGCATCTGCCCGCCGCTGGCGGGCGGCCCGCCCCCTCCGCCCCCGCCGTTCCCGGCCGGTCCGCCCCCTCTGCGCCCGCCACCGCTCCGACCGACGCCCCCGCGCACCTCGCCCCGTCGGCACCCGCTCTCGACCCGCAGGAGGTGCGTTGA
- a CDS encoding cell division protein FtsQ, whose product MSTQTPESPAPTTDQRRGTLRGVVDGVRSAQLSTSQKLMIFVLSMSLFGLSNIILEIIPDLSLGPVDVSVSYMVFVPLTIAALFSPFWAALGAPLGEIVFTDLLMGDFSGLAEVEGFLQMFLAVFIAGSLLRNPRSRVQIVLGAITLVLVDKVLSAIVDLSKVWIGVEDAEFVEGLPESMLALEIIGLGVDVLMSGILLGAIPALWLIPALHGKIEPLMGMRPRVPGEPIPGQAPASGVFVGFALLLSVASFGFAFLEAFDVSAGAFEPDYLDRFGDGFLLVSVLAIAVVLAGAIVLFRLSQRSKETADRS is encoded by the coding sequence ATGTCCACCCAGACCCCCGAGAGCCCCGCTCCCACCACCGATCAGCGTCGCGGCACCCTGCGCGGCGTCGTCGACGGCGTGCGCAGCGCGCAGCTGTCCACCTCGCAGAAGCTGATGATCTTCGTGCTGTCGATGTCCCTGTTCGGGCTGTCGAACATCATCCTCGAGATCATCCCCGATCTCTCCCTCGGCCCCGTCGACGTCTCCGTCTCCTACATGGTGTTCGTGCCGCTCACCATCGCGGCGCTGTTCTCCCCGTTCTGGGCCGCGCTCGGCGCCCCGCTGGGCGAGATCGTGTTCACCGATCTGCTGATGGGCGACTTCTCCGGCCTCGCCGAGGTGGAGGGCTTCCTGCAGATGTTCCTCGCCGTGTTCATCGCCGGCTCCCTGCTGCGCAACCCCCGCTCCCGCGTGCAGATCGTGCTGGGCGCGATCACGCTGGTGCTGGTGGACAAGGTCCTCTCCGCGATCGTGGACCTGTCCAAGGTGTGGATCGGCGTGGAGGACGCCGAGTTCGTGGAGGGCCTGCCCGAGTCGATGCTGGCGCTGGAGATCATCGGCCTGGGCGTGGACGTGCTGATGAGCGGCATCCTGCTGGGCGCGATCCCGGCGCTGTGGCTGATCCCCGCCCTGCACGGCAAGATCGAGCCGCTGATGGGCATGCGCCCCCGCGTGCCGGGGGAGCCGATCCCCGGCCAGGCGCCGGCCAGCGGCGTCTTCGTGGGCTTCGCGCTGCTGTTGTCGGTGGCGAGCTTCGGCTTCGCCTTCCTGGAGGCCTTCGACGTCTCCGCCGGGGCCTTCGAGCCGGACTACCTCGACCGCTTCGGCGACGGGTTCCTCCTCGTCTCCGTGCTCGCGATCGCGGTGGTGCTGGCCGGGGCGATCGTGCTGTTCCGCCTCTCACAGAGGTCGAAGGAGACCGCGGACCGCTCCTGA
- a CDS encoding HAD family hydrolase encodes MTTAPRSPQPGPAARPHLVPAPALTGDARRLPAPRALLLDFGGVVITTAARLGWARELAEIVVDRARAQGASLAPEAVEESLRAGRAALSMWKNAASRRLAPRELAPREIVEDFLLADLPEAVRRGLGLEAQELLAAMAPLVADHHLRPGVAELLTEATTRGIRLGIVSNAHSGRAHRRILEDLGLAGAFGVQIYSDEVGIRKPHPGMIHLAAEALGVPAAECWYVGDTLDRDVVAGRRAGAGAVVITRDRRTDSPPFRVLEAPDLVLESPEGLLAPLREALDAAPEHPAGTTADASAPGAATATVPGPATTGAPGPSAPDEAAPRGGADVAPPAAARRPALLLDHGGVITRSTPNPQRFVEVGAMIVALSERVGVPVDQAAAEAAVAAGWDRHRARKRERDAAGREHREIDAAVLWGELVGDDLPAALRPVLRLEATQLSLALHRHKNLPAPRPGALELIRWCHEHDIVIGIVSNTISGRGVREILARYGVAHLIGPSAYSDEIGVRKPGGEIFEAALAGLEADRADVVYVGDKALNDGHGGRAAGLGTVCLLRGGKDSDAELETARSAGDADHVLDSPEQVIDVLAALLPTP; translated from the coding sequence GTGACCACTGCGCCTCGCAGCCCGCAGCCGGGCCCTGCCGCCCGTCCGCACCTCGTGCCGGCCCCCGCCCTCACGGGCGACGCCCGCCGGCTCCCCGCCCCGCGCGCCCTGCTGCTCGACTTCGGCGGGGTGGTCATCACCACCGCGGCCCGCCTCGGCTGGGCTCGCGAGCTCGCCGAGATCGTGGTGGACCGCGCCCGGGCCCAGGGCGCGAGCCTCGCGCCCGAGGCGGTGGAGGAGTCGCTGCGCGCCGGGCGGGCGGCGCTGTCGATGTGGAAGAACGCGGCCAGCCGCCGCCTCGCCCCGCGCGAGCTCGCCCCGCGCGAGATCGTGGAGGACTTCCTGCTGGCGGACCTGCCGGAGGCCGTGCGCCGCGGCCTGGGCCTCGAGGCGCAGGAGCTGCTCGCCGCGATGGCGCCGCTGGTGGCCGATCACCACTTGCGCCCCGGCGTCGCCGAGCTGCTCACCGAGGCCACCACGCGCGGGATCCGGCTGGGCATCGTCTCCAACGCCCACTCCGGGCGCGCCCACCGCCGGATCCTCGAGGACCTGGGCCTGGCCGGTGCCTTCGGCGTGCAGATCTACTCCGACGAGGTGGGGATCCGCAAACCGCATCCGGGCATGATCCACCTGGCCGCCGAGGCGCTCGGCGTGCCGGCGGCGGAGTGCTGGTACGTGGGCGACACCCTCGACCGCGACGTGGTGGCCGGGCGCCGCGCCGGTGCAGGCGCCGTGGTGATCACCCGCGACCGCCGCACCGACAGCCCGCCCTTCCGCGTGCTGGAGGCGCCCGACCTGGTGCTCGAGAGCCCCGAAGGTCTGCTCGCCCCGCTGCGCGAGGCGCTCGACGCCGCCCCCGAGCACCCGGCCGGGACCACCGCCGACGCGTCGGCCCCGGGAGCGGCGACCGCCACGGTCCCCGGCCCGGCGACCACCGGGGCCCCCGGCCCGTCGGCCCCCGACGAGGCGGCGCCGCGCGGGGGTGCCGACGTCGCCCCGCCCGCCGCCGCCCGTCGGCCCGCCCTGCTGCTGGACCACGGCGGGGTCATCACCCGCTCCACCCCGAACCCGCAGCGGTTCGTCGAGGTGGGGGCGATGATCGTGGCGCTGTCGGAGCGTGTCGGGGTCCCCGTCGACCAGGCCGCCGCCGAGGCGGCCGTCGCCGCCGGCTGGGACCGCCACCGCGCCCGCAAGCGGGAGCGGGACGCCGCCGGCCGGGAGCACCGCGAGATCGACGCGGCCGTGCTGTGGGGCGAGCTGGTGGGCGATGACCTGCCGGCGGCGCTGCGCCCCGTGCTGCGGCTGGAGGCGACCCAGCTCTCCCTCGCCCTGCACCGCCACAAGAACCTTCCTGCTCCGCGGCCCGGCGCGCTCGAGCTGATCCGCTGGTGCCACGAGCACGACATCGTGATCGGCATCGTCTCGAACACGATCTCCGGCCGCGGCGTGCGGGAGATCCTCGCCCGCTACGGCGTCGCCCACCTCATCGGCCCCTCCGCCTACTCCGACGAGATCGGGGTGCGCAAGCCCGGCGGCGAGATCTTCGAGGCCGCGCTCGCCGGCCTCGAGGCCGACCGCGCCGACGTCGTCTACGTGGGCGACAAGGCGCTGAACGACGGCCACGGCGGCCGCGCGGCAGGCCTCGGCACCGTGTGCCTGCTGCGCGGCGGCAAGGACTCCGATGCGGAGCTCGAGACCGCGCGCTCCGCCGGCGATGCGGACCACGTGCTCGATTCCCCCGAGCAGGTCATCGACGTGCTCGCGGCGCTGCTGCCCACCCCCTGA
- a CDS encoding LacI family DNA-binding transcriptional regulator: MAEHGRARAPRPTLAHVARAAGVSSAAASMALNDREGISRSTRDRVLAEARRLGYRRRSRGTGLLGVLPTDLGNPYHTDVISGIEQAAEGLGLGVVIAHGRRDGAHLERQLQRLLDLGVDGIVAVTTWLRPAVLEAAAHLVPVVVIGRMQDVVPGTDTVRNHDHDGAALAVRHLVEHGHRRLAHVTLSGRPGPALRRAGFLAEAARLGLRDGAQVIGPDEASATEGIEMLLRAVRRGDPAAPTAVFAANDIAAVTVLHRAADLGVAVPERLSVIGYDSSAVALTVRPHLTSVNQPRQEMGRLAARMLGERFAGRAHDAVSTVEPVLTLRDSTGPGPARRARV; this comes from the coding sequence ATGGCAGAGCACGGGAGGGCGCGGGCACCGCGTCCCACGCTGGCGCACGTGGCCCGCGCGGCCGGGGTCTCCTCGGCCGCGGCGTCGATGGCGCTCAACGATCGCGAGGGCATCTCGCGCAGCACCCGGGACCGGGTGCTCGCCGAGGCGCGCCGGCTCGGCTACCGGCGTCGCAGCCGCGGCACCGGGCTGCTCGGGGTGCTCCCCACCGACCTCGGGAACCCGTACCACACGGACGTGATCTCCGGGATCGAGCAGGCGGCGGAGGGGCTCGGGCTGGGCGTGGTGATCGCCCACGGCCGGCGGGACGGCGCCCACCTGGAGCGGCAGCTGCAGCGCCTGCTGGACCTGGGCGTGGACGGGATCGTCGCGGTGACCACCTGGCTGCGCCCCGCCGTGCTGGAGGCGGCCGCGCACCTGGTGCCGGTGGTGGTGATCGGGCGGATGCAGGACGTGGTCCCCGGCACCGACACGGTGCGCAACCACGATCACGACGGCGCCGCGCTCGCGGTGCGCCACCTGGTGGAGCACGGGCACCGCCGCCTCGCGCACGTCACCCTCTCCGGCCGGCCCGGCCCCGCGCTGCGCCGCGCGGGCTTCCTCGCCGAGGCGGCGCGGCTCGGGCTGCGCGACGGCGCCCAGGTGATCGGCCCCGACGAGGCCTCCGCGACCGAGGGCATCGAGATGCTGCTGCGGGCCGTGCGGCGCGGCGATCCCGCGGCCCCCACGGCCGTGTTCGCCGCGAACGACATCGCCGCGGTGACCGTGCTGCACCGCGCCGCGGACCTCGGCGTCGCGGTGCCGGAGCGGCTGAGCGTGATCGGCTACGACTCCTCCGCCGTGGCGCTCACGGTGCGGCCGCACCTGACCAGCGTGAACCAGCCGCGGCAGGAGATGGGCCGCCTCGCGGCACGGATGCTCGGCGAGCGCTTCGCCGGCCGCGCCCACGACGCGGTGAGCACCGTGGAGCCCGTGCTCACCCTCCGCGACTCCACCGGCCCCGGGCCGGCGCGGCGGGCGCGAGTGTGA
- a CDS encoding S9 family peptidase yields the protein MTRESIETLLDATRLAGLETTEGGRILAKVSRPDAKGTAYRSALVEIDGEALLPLTRGSASVGAVAAAEDGTTYFTAKRVGEDGEEAEDAQLWALPVRGEARELAARPGGFGGLTVAGRHLIAELEVHSQAADETEHAELTATRTKDKVTAALHSGFPTRYWDHDLGPTRPVLAIAALPEDLAAAERTPAPARVEDATAADGSTDAAADEDALTQVLHFRHLPMPPGRLVGWSVDRAGERALVAMSDSRDDLLAVSHLYLLDLVGGQGPRLLREGGAEVEYGPGAFSPAGDRAVIGRHRTWTETATMSAAVELLDLASGESTPLWPEFDHWADPVWLDETTLVATSDDTGRGSVWIGDVAAPAPRRLAGGPGRDLAFSGASVAGGAIIASASGIAVAPHPVRIDPATGEIAQLPNPADPVDLPGTLTEVTATAEDGTALRAWLRLPEGEGPHPLVVFAHGGPWGSWNAWTYRWNPGPFVAAGYAVLLPDPAISTGYGQAMIDRGQHELGGAPYTDIMALTDATIARQDVDAERTAFAGGSYGGYMANWVAGHTGDRFRCIVTHASLWDTETMGHTTDNAGWERPMRGQNPQYNPKEYVGEIVVPMLVIHGDKDYRVPIAQGHALWYDLHEFSATPRDAHGRTRHRYLYFPDEGHWIQGRGNAQVWYETFLGFLDTHVRGEAWERPATLG from the coding sequence ACCCGATTGGCCGGACTGGAGACCACCGAGGGCGGCAGGATCCTCGCGAAGGTCTCGCGGCCGGATGCGAAGGGCACCGCCTACCGCAGCGCCCTGGTGGAGATCGACGGCGAGGCGCTGCTCCCGCTCACCCGTGGCAGCGCCTCCGTGGGCGCGGTCGCCGCCGCCGAGGACGGCACCACCTACTTCACCGCCAAGCGCGTGGGCGAGGACGGCGAGGAGGCCGAGGACGCCCAGCTGTGGGCGCTGCCCGTGCGCGGCGAGGCCCGCGAGCTCGCCGCCCGCCCCGGCGGCTTCGGCGGCCTCACCGTCGCCGGGCGCCACCTGATCGCGGAGCTGGAGGTGCACTCCCAGGCGGCCGACGAGACCGAGCACGCCGAGCTCACCGCGACCCGGACGAAGGACAAGGTCACCGCCGCCCTGCACAGCGGCTTCCCCACCCGGTACTGGGACCACGACCTGGGCCCCACCCGCCCCGTGCTCGCCATCGCCGCCCTGCCGGAGGATCTCGCCGCCGCCGAGCGCACCCCGGCCCCCGCCCGCGTCGAGGACGCCACGGCCGCGGACGGCTCGACCGACGCCGCGGCCGACGAGGACGCCCTCACCCAGGTGCTCCACTTCCGCCACCTGCCGATGCCTCCCGGGCGTCTGGTGGGGTGGAGCGTGGACCGCGCCGGCGAGCGCGCCCTGGTGGCGATGTCCGATTCCCGCGACGACCTGCTCGCCGTCTCCCACCTGTACCTGCTGGACCTGGTGGGCGGCCAGGGCCCGCGGCTGCTGCGCGAGGGCGGCGCCGAGGTCGAGTACGGCCCCGGCGCGTTCAGCCCCGCCGGGGACCGCGCCGTGATCGGCCGCCACCGCACCTGGACCGAGACGGCGACCATGAGCGCCGCGGTGGAGCTGCTCGACCTCGCCTCCGGCGAGTCCACCCCGCTCTGGCCGGAGTTCGACCACTGGGCGGACCCGGTGTGGCTGGACGAGACCACCCTGGTCGCCACCAGCGACGACACCGGGCGCGGCAGCGTGTGGATCGGTGACGTCGCCGCTCCGGCCCCGCGCCGCCTCGCCGGCGGCCCCGGCCGGGACCTCGCCTTCTCCGGCGCCTCGGTCGCGGGCGGGGCGATCATCGCCTCCGCCTCCGGCATCGCCGTGGCCCCGCACCCGGTGCGGATCGACCCCGCCACCGGCGAGATCGCACAGCTGCCGAACCCGGCCGATCCCGTGGACCTGCCCGGCACCCTCACCGAGGTCACCGCCACCGCCGAGGACGGCACCGCCCTGCGCGCCTGGCTGCGCCTGCCCGAGGGGGAGGGCCCGCACCCGCTGGTCGTCTTCGCCCACGGCGGCCCCTGGGGCTCGTGGAACGCCTGGACCTACCGCTGGAACCCGGGGCCGTTCGTCGCCGCGGGCTACGCGGTGCTGCTGCCGGACCCGGCGATCTCCACCGGCTACGGCCAGGCCATGATCGACCGCGGCCAGCACGAGCTCGGCGGCGCGCCGTACACCGACATCATGGCGCTCACCGACGCCACGATCGCCCGCCAGGACGTGGACGCCGAGCGCACCGCCTTCGCCGGCGGCTCCTACGGCGGCTACATGGCCAACTGGGTGGCCGGGCACACCGGAGACCGCTTCCGCTGCATCGTCACCCACGCCTCGCTGTGGGACACCGAGACGATGGGCCACACCACCGACAACGCCGGCTGGGAGCGGCCCATGCGCGGCCAGAACCCGCAGTACAACCCCAAGGAGTACGTGGGCGAGATCGTGGTGCCGATGCTGGTGATCCACGGCGACAAGGACTACCGGGTGCCGATCGCGCAGGGCCACGCCCTCTGGTACGACCTGCACGAGTTCTCGGCCACGCCGCGGGACGCGCACGGCCGCACCCGCCACCGCTACCTGTACTTCCCCGACGAGGGCCACTGGATCCAGGGCCGCGGCAACGCGCAGGTCTGGTACGAGACCTTCCTCGGCTTCCTCGATACGCACGTGCGCGGCGAGGCGTGGGAGCGGCCGGCCACGCTCGGCTGA